Proteins from a genomic interval of Firmicutes bacterium HGW-Firmicutes-1:
- a CDS encoding glycosyl transferase family 1, with translation MKVVHVNTFDAQGGASIAALRLHDALMRNNVESYMLVQDKIGDHANVTRAVENKLDRFFFSKLRTAREQLQRSKYKKRENIPYSTGGFGLDISKHPLIKEADIINLHWINMGFVSLKTLRKLSKLNKKIIWTLHDSWPFTGGCHVRYECDKYIDKCGNCPTLKSNKNTDLSRRIWSKKQKIFKISDISWVAPSIWLAGCAKNSSLLSNMDIEVIPNTLDVDIFKPIDKLLCREILNIDPEKYIICFGAVNGTDAKYKGFKYLEEAISILVNSYPELRNKLEILVFGASNGNYSSDLKGVIRFMGRLHDNYTLAIVYNAANVFVGPSLEESFGQTFSESMACGTCAVAFNQKGPVDIIDHKENGYLAKFLDSDDLANGIYWCLTNNNNNVLGMNARKKVIREYSYDVIAKKYIELYKVISNG, from the coding sequence ATGAAAGTAGTTCATGTGAATACATTTGATGCTCAGGGGGGTGCGTCAATAGCTGCCTTGCGGCTTCATGATGCGTTAATGAGAAATAATGTGGAATCATATATGTTAGTACAAGACAAAATAGGTGATCATGCAAATGTTACAAGAGCAGTTGAAAATAAATTGGATAGATTCTTCTTTTCTAAATTGAGAACGGCACGTGAACAACTACAAAGAAGTAAATATAAAAAAAGAGAAAATATCCCGTATTCAACAGGTGGTTTCGGTCTTGATATTTCAAAACATCCTTTAATAAAAGAAGCGGACATCATCAATTTACATTGGATTAACATGGGATTTGTTTCTTTAAAAACGTTGAGAAAACTATCAAAACTAAATAAAAAAATAATATGGACCTTACATGATAGCTGGCCTTTTACGGGAGGATGTCATGTTAGATATGAGTGTGATAAGTATATTGATAAGTGTGGTAATTGCCCGACACTTAAATCGAATAAAAATACTGACCTTTCAAGACGTATATGGTCAAAAAAACAAAAGATATTCAAAATATCAGATATATCATGGGTTGCACCTAGTATATGGTTGGCAGGGTGTGCCAAAAATAGTTCTCTACTTTCAAACATGGACATAGAAGTAATACCAAATACATTAGATGTAGATATTTTTAAACCGATTGACAAACTCCTATGTAGAGAAATTTTAAATATTGATCCTGAAAAATACATCATTTGTTTTGGTGCGGTTAATGGAACCGATGCAAAATACAAAGGTTTCAAATACTTGGAGGAAGCAATCAGTATATTGGTGAATAGTTATCCGGAACTAAGAAATAAGCTGGAAATTTTGGTGTTTGGAGCTAGCAATGGTAATTATTCAAGTGATTTAAAGGGTGTGATAAGGTTTATGGGAAGACTACATGACAATTATACCTTAGCAATTGTTTACAATGCTGCAAACGTCTTTGTTGGTCCATCACTGGAAGAGTCCTTTGGCCAAACCTTTAGTGAAAGTATGGCTTGCGGAACCTGTGCAGTAGCCTTTAATCAAAAAGGTCCTGTCGATATTATTGACCATAAAGAAAATGGGTATTTGGCCAAGTTTTTAGATTCTGATGACTTAGCAAATGGTATTTATTGGTGTTTAACGAATAATAATAACAATGTACTGGGAATGAATGCGCGTAAAAAGGTAATTCGAGAATATTCTTATGATGTTATAGCAAAAAAATATATTGAATTGTATAAAGTTATAAGTAATGGATAG
- a CDS encoding GDP-fucose synthetase, giving the protein MEKEAKIYVAGHTGLVGSAIMRALEQQGYYNIVYRTIEELDLTRQGEVEKFFEKERPQYVFLAAAKVGGIHANNIYPAQFIYENLMIECNIIHSAYLNKVKKLLFLGSSCIYPKLAEQPIKEEYLLTGRLEPTNEAYAIAKISGIELCKFYRRQYGCNYISAMPTNLYGINDNFNLETSHVMPALIRKFHEAKLSGAKEVEMWGTGRPKREFLYVEDLAAALLHLMNHYSEEGHVNIGTGEDIEIGELAQIIKKVVGYQGVIVNDLSKPDGTPRKLLNVDLLHKIGWRHQVELEEGIKTVYEWYLGRE; this is encoded by the coding sequence ATGGAAAAAGAAGCAAAGATCTATGTTGCAGGTCATACTGGCTTAGTAGGATCAGCAATTATGAGAGCCTTAGAACAACAAGGATATTACAATATCGTCTATAGAACAATCGAAGAATTAGATTTGACTAGGCAAGGGGAAGTAGAAAAATTCTTTGAGAAAGAGAGGCCGCAATATGTTTTCCTTGCAGCAGCAAAGGTAGGGGGTATCCATGCTAATAATATCTATCCAGCCCAATTTATCTATGAGAATTTAATGATTGAATGCAATATCATCCATAGTGCGTATTTAAATAAAGTTAAGAAGTTGCTATTTTTAGGTAGCTCCTGTATTTATCCTAAATTAGCAGAACAACCTATAAAAGAAGAATATCTTCTCACAGGACGTCTAGAACCTACGAATGAAGCGTATGCTATTGCTAAAATTAGTGGAATTGAGCTTTGTAAATTCTATAGAAGACAATATGGATGCAATTATATATCTGCAATGCCAACAAACCTTTATGGCATCAACGACAATTTCAATCTAGAAACGTCCCATGTGATGCCTGCACTTATACGCAAGTTTCATGAGGCTAAGTTGAGTGGAGCGAAGGAGGTTGAAATGTGGGGGACAGGAAGACCTAAAAGAGAATTTCTCTATGTAGAAGATCTTGCAGCTGCGTTGCTACATCTGATGAACCATTATAGTGAAGAAGGGCATGTTAATATCGGGACTGGAGAAGATATCGAAATAGGAGAACTGGCTCAGATCATTAAAAAAGTGGTTGGGTATCAAGGTGTAATTGTGAACGATCTATCAAAACCTGATGGTACACCTAGAAAGCTATTAAATGTAGATTTATTGCATAAGATTGGATGGAGGCACCAAGTAGAACTAGAAGAGGGTATTAAAACTGTATATGAGTGGTATTTAGGAAGAGAGTAG
- the gmd gene encoding GDP-mannose 4,6-dehydratase yields the protein MSKVALITGITGQDGSYLAEFLLGKEYEVHGIIRRSSSFNTGRIEHLYIDELILDMHMHRKVQLHYGDMTDSTNLIRLIREIRPTEIYNLAAQSHVKVSFEVPEYTADTDGIGTLRLLEAIRFLGFDTKVYQASTSELFGKVQEVPQKETTPFYPRSPYAVAKQFAFWIVKNYRESYNMFAVNGILFNHESERRGETFVTRKITLAVSRIVQLKQEKLYLGNLDALRDWGYAKDYVECMWMILQHHTPEDFVIATGEMHTVREFCTLAFKEVGIHITWQGSGINEKGIDATTGKVLVEVDSKYFRPAEVEQLLGDPTKAKTLLGWNPTQTSFEELVKRMVRSDMKVVAKEEYIRKEFD from the coding sequence ATGTCAAAGGTAGCATTGATAACAGGAATTACAGGACAAGATGGATCTTATCTAGCGGAATTCTTACTGGGAAAAGAGTATGAGGTACATGGGATTATCCGAAGGAGTTCCTCCTTTAATACAGGAAGAATTGAACATTTGTATATTGATGAATTGATACTGGATATGCATATGCATAGAAAAGTACAACTGCATTATGGAGATATGACAGATTCTACCAATCTCATTCGTTTAATTCGTGAAATTAGACCAACGGAGATTTATAATTTAGCTGCGCAATCTCATGTTAAGGTTTCATTTGAAGTGCCCGAATATACTGCAGATACTGACGGTATAGGTACACTTAGATTGTTAGAAGCGATTCGGTTCTTAGGTTTTGATACGAAGGTCTATCAAGCTTCTACATCCGAATTATTTGGAAAGGTACAAGAGGTGCCTCAAAAAGAAACAACTCCTTTTTATCCTAGAAGTCCATATGCGGTTGCAAAGCAATTTGCATTCTGGATCGTAAAGAACTATAGGGAATCCTACAATATGTTTGCTGTGAATGGTATTTTATTTAACCACGAATCAGAACGACGAGGGGAAACCTTTGTAACTAGGAAAATTACACTTGCAGTGTCAAGAATCGTGCAACTTAAACAAGAAAAACTCTATCTTGGGAATCTAGATGCCCTAAGAGACTGGGGATATGCCAAGGATTATGTGGAATGTATGTGGATGATTCTTCAGCATCATACACCAGAAGATTTTGTGATTGCAACAGGTGAGATGCATACAGTAAGAGAGTTTTGTACATTGGCATTCAAAGAAGTAGGAATTCATATTACCTGGCAAGGGTCTGGTATAAATGAAAAAGGGATTGATGCGACAACAGGAAAAGTATTGGTTGAAGTTGATTCGAAGTACTTCAGACCAGCTGAAGTGGAACAGCTTTTAGGAGATCCAACCAAAGCCAAAACACTCTTAGGCTGGAATCCGACGCAAACTTCTTTTGAAGAATTGGTTAAGCGCATGGTTAGGTCAGACATGAAGGTTGTTGCAAAAGAAGAGTATATACGGAAGGAATTTGATTAA
- a CDS encoding capsular biosynthesis protein produces MMSQNLVALNEPYSMVSESYKMFSTNLNYTNRKKENNVILFTSTTTEEGKTISVANTAISYAKAGKKVLLIEGDLRKARIHEVFGLNVAPGLSDLLLGKKRLPEVVKTVEDIKNLHILTSGNFIADPTEILSSYAFDSFIDQVKQEFDIILIDAPPVLSVTDTVIISRVTDGVVLIIAMKETKKEAVKQAKKVLEKVEANILGVLMTKSERKMNKAYDYYQPDKKKNKTS; encoded by the coding sequence ATGATGAGTCAAAATTTAGTTGCACTCAATGAGCCATATTCCATGGTTTCTGAAAGTTATAAGATGTTTAGTACAAATTTAAATTACACGAATCGCAAGAAGGAGAATAATGTTATTTTATTTACCAGTACGACTACTGAGGAAGGAAAAACAATCTCAGTTGCAAATACAGCGATTTCCTATGCGAAAGCTGGCAAGAAAGTATTGTTAATAGAAGGAGACCTACGCAAAGCAAGAATACATGAAGTCTTTGGCTTAAATGTAGCACCTGGGTTATCCGACTTATTGTTAGGAAAAAAACGATTACCTGAAGTTGTGAAAACCGTAGAAGATATTAAAAATCTACATATATTAACTTCGGGCAATTTCATAGCTGATCCAACAGAAATATTATCTTCCTATGCGTTTGATAGCTTTATTGATCAGGTGAAACAAGAATTTGACATTATACTGATTGATGCTCCACCTGTATTAAGTGTAACAGATACAGTCATTATTAGCAGAGTAACGGATGGGGTGGTATTGATCATTGCTATGAAAGAAACGAAGAAAGAAGCCGTTAAGCAAGCTAAGAAGGTTTTAGAAAAGGTTGAAGCCAATATATTAGGTGTCTTGATGACAAAGTCTGAACGAAAGATGAACAAAGCATATGATTATTATCAACCTGATAAAAAGAAGAATAAAACTAGTTAA
- a CDS encoding mannose-1-phosphate guanyltransferase, with amino-acid sequence MNITVLVLAGGSGQRFWPLSTPEKPKQLLSLFSDQSMIRETINRVLPLVPPDKIFIATNIMQYKAIQKELPFIPVDNIIIEPAFKDTAAAIGYGSLYINQSYPDSEVIVLASDHLIKDEINFRNVLKIAVNEAHENRTIVTLGIKPSKTEIGYGYIETEPDTKLEEVSQVKRFCEKPNYDLARCYVESGNYFWNSGMFVFSIKTIFEEFKAYLPKHYSNLMRLKTIIETGLWGEELSKEVAFNFEVFEKVSIDYGIMEHSNRIKVIPSDFGWNDIGSFTALEDVFEPNENGTVFKTATINELNSKNNIIIGANTYIATIGIEGVVIIQTENVLLICKKDQLHDIKKLLSS; translated from the coding sequence ATGAATATTACGGTTCTTGTATTAGCTGGAGGTAGTGGTCAGCGCTTTTGGCCCTTATCGACACCTGAAAAACCAAAGCAATTATTAAGCTTGTTTTCAGATCAGTCTATGATAAGGGAAACGATCAATCGAGTACTTCCATTAGTACCACCAGATAAAATATTTATAGCAACGAATATTATGCAGTACAAGGCAATTCAAAAGGAGTTACCATTTATTCCAGTTGACAATATAATTATTGAACCTGCATTTAAAGACACTGCTGCAGCAATTGGGTATGGAAGTCTATATATTAATCAGAGTTATCCTGACTCTGAAGTAATAGTACTTGCCTCGGATCATCTGATCAAGGATGAAATTAATTTTAGAAATGTACTAAAAATAGCAGTAAATGAAGCTCATGAAAATCGTACAATTGTAACGCTAGGGATCAAACCAAGTAAGACAGAAATTGGATATGGATACATTGAAACAGAACCAGATACGAAACTTGAAGAAGTGTCACAAGTAAAACGTTTTTGTGAAAAACCCAACTATGATTTAGCTAGATGTTATGTTGAATCGGGTAATTATTTTTGGAATAGTGGTATGTTTGTTTTTAGTATAAAAACCATATTTGAAGAGTTTAAAGCCTATTTGCCAAAGCATTATTCAAATCTAATGAGGCTGAAAACAATCATTGAAACAGGTTTATGGGGGGAAGAGCTTTCTAAGGAAGTAGCTTTCAATTTTGAAGTATTTGAAAAGGTTTCCATCGATTATGGAATAATGGAACATTCGAATCGAATTAAAGTCATACCTTCAGATTTTGGCTGGAATGATATTGGTAGTTTTACAGCACTTGAAGATGTATTCGAACCAAATGAAAATGGAACGGTATTTAAGACCGCCACAATTAATGAGCTTAACTCGAAAAATAATATCATCATTGGAGCAAATACATATATTGCAACAATTGGTATTGAAGGGGTTGTTATCATTCAAACTGAAAACGTTCTTTTAATATGTAAAAAAGATCAACTTCATGATATTAAAAAATTATTATCTAGTTAA
- a CDS encoding stage V sporulation protein R — protein sequence MEYSLRELEEWNDKIEFLVKQAGLECYPQEFEICSYEDMLCYEAYVGMPSHYPHWSFGKTYDKQKTLYKYNLAGLPYEMVINSNPCIAYLMRDNSQLLQILTMAHVYGHNDFFKNNRLFVEGTNADTTVEMFKNHANRIRSYIQDPTIGYNRVERIIDAAHAIRYQTSKVIGEKKSTNEQSKKRILDQYYDSIKRTSVLDEKKDIPYPNLSKNPLEPTENLIDILIQYGILDDWEKDILHIVSEETQYFLPQMETKIMNEGWASFWHYQILKELKLSQSLHIEFLNRHNQVIKPFLGSINPYYMGFKLLEDIEKRLGRDKLFEVRKLERDASFILKYLTEELCYEMNLFQYGKKHNTYIIEEVADEEGWEKIRNTLVASVGVANIPCIKVSEISSRDHILLLSHVYDGRELEQGYANETLKYLTTLWGGKVMLKTVFDKVEKLMICDENKKISITGM from the coding sequence ATGGAGTATTCATTAAGAGAATTAGAAGAATGGAATGATAAAATAGAGTTCTTGGTGAAGCAAGCGGGTTTAGAATGCTATCCCCAAGAATTTGAAATTTGTAGTTATGAAGATATGTTATGTTATGAAGCGTATGTAGGTATGCCATCCCATTATCCTCATTGGAGTTTTGGAAAAACCTATGACAAACAAAAAACCTTGTATAAGTACAATTTAGCAGGATTGCCATATGAAATGGTTATCAACTCTAATCCGTGTATTGCCTATTTAATGAGAGACAATTCCCAATTGTTGCAGATACTAACCATGGCGCATGTGTACGGACATAATGATTTTTTTAAGAATAATCGATTGTTTGTTGAGGGTACTAACGCTGATACGACAGTAGAGATGTTTAAAAATCATGCAAATCGTATTAGAAGCTATATTCAAGATCCAACAATTGGATACAACAGAGTTGAACGAATCATAGACGCAGCTCATGCCATAAGATATCAAACCTCAAAAGTAATTGGAGAAAAGAAAAGTACAAATGAACAAAGCAAGAAAAGAATTTTAGATCAATATTATGATAGCATCAAAAGAACAAGCGTTTTAGATGAGAAAAAAGATATTCCTTATCCTAATTTAAGCAAAAACCCGTTAGAACCTACGGAGAATCTAATAGACATATTAATTCAATACGGGATATTAGATGACTGGGAAAAGGATATTCTGCATATTGTTTCGGAGGAAACACAGTACTTTTTGCCTCAAATGGAAACAAAAATTATGAATGAAGGATGGGCGAGCTTTTGGCATTATCAAATACTAAAGGAGCTTAAGCTGTCACAGAGCCTTCATATAGAATTTTTAAATCGGCATAATCAAGTGATCAAACCTTTTTTAGGAAGTATTAATCCTTATTACATGGGCTTTAAACTATTAGAGGATATTGAAAAAAGATTAGGGAGAGATAAGCTTTTTGAAGTAAGGAAGCTGGAGCGAGATGCATCTTTTATCCTTAAGTATTTGACAGAAGAGTTGTGCTATGAGATGAATTTGTTTCAGTATGGTAAAAAGCATAATACTTATATTATAGAAGAGGTAGCGGATGAAGAGGGTTGGGAAAAAATACGTAATACGCTTGTAGCATCTGTTGGGGTAGCCAATATTCCTTGTATTAAAGTATCAGAAATCTCATCACGTGATCATATTCTTTTATTGTCACACGTATATGATGGTAGGGAGTTAGAACAAGGTTATGCAAATGAGACTTTAAAGTATTTGACAACTCTCTGGGGAGGTAAGGTGATGCTTAAGACTGTTTTTGATAAAGTTGAAAAATTAATGATTTGTGATGAAAATAAAAAAATATCAATTACTGGGATGTAA
- a CDS encoding sporulation protein YhbH: MAIFREFDSRGRDRSAEDRRRHRELVDDAIKKNIGNIIAEESIIGQSTNKKIKIPIKGIKEYQFVFGKNQYGTGSGNGEEKRGDKIGNADDMKEGHGEAGNNEGEDIYETEVTIEELIQYLFEDLNLPFLERKKFNQLETEKNYRKLGIKRKGIPPKLAKKRSVIEKIKRQKAYQRGKKDEVDKTEEKPRFPFKEDDLRYYRLREDIRKESNAVIICIMDTSGSMDVTKKYLARSFYFLLYQFIRLKYVNVEIAFVAHTTIGKEVNEDDFFHKGESGGTYISSGYEKALEIIEARYNPSIWNVYAFHCSDGDNWSEDNEKALALAKKLCDTCNLFGYGEIFHPSFPRLSNIWQLYTAQLKNPNFSVVTMSKKEDVIPALRKLLEKEEKY, encoded by the coding sequence ATGGCTATTTTTCGAGAATTTGACAGTAGGGGAAGAGATCGATCTGCAGAAGATAGAAGAAGACATCGGGAATTAGTTGACGATGCAATCAAAAAAAACATTGGAAACATCATAGCAGAAGAAAGTATTATAGGTCAAAGTACCAATAAAAAAATTAAAATTCCTATAAAAGGCATCAAAGAATACCAATTTGTATTTGGTAAAAATCAATATGGAACAGGTTCTGGTAATGGTGAAGAAAAACGAGGAGATAAAATAGGGAATGCCGATGACATGAAAGAAGGGCATGGTGAAGCAGGAAATAATGAAGGTGAAGATATTTATGAAACAGAAGTAACGATTGAAGAACTCATTCAGTATTTATTTGAAGATTTGAATCTGCCTTTTTTAGAAAGAAAAAAATTCAACCAGCTAGAAACTGAAAAAAACTATAGGAAGCTGGGTATCAAACGAAAAGGTATCCCACCAAAATTAGCAAAAAAACGTTCAGTAATTGAAAAAATCAAGAGACAAAAAGCATATCAAAGAGGAAAGAAGGATGAAGTTGATAAAACCGAAGAAAAACCACGATTTCCTTTTAAGGAGGATGATCTTAGATATTATAGATTAAGGGAAGACATTCGGAAGGAATCCAATGCTGTAATTATTTGTATTATGGATACATCTGGTTCAATGGATGTTACGAAGAAGTACCTCGCTCGGAGTTTTTATTTTCTTCTATATCAATTTATTCGTCTCAAGTACGTGAATGTTGAGATCGCTTTTGTAGCCCACACCACTATCGGTAAAGAAGTAAATGAAGATGATTTTTTTCACAAAGGAGAGTCGGGAGGAACTTACATTAGTAGTGGTTATGAGAAGGCATTGGAAATTATTGAGGCGAGATATAATCCGTCAATATGGAATGTATATGCCTTTCACTGTAGTGATGGGGATAATTGGTCTGAGGACAATGAAAAAGCGTTGGCACTAGCTAAGAAATTATGTGACACCTGTAATCTTTTTGGATACGGTGAAATTTTTCATCCTAGTTTTCCACGATTGAGTAATATATGGCAACTCTATACAGCACAACTTAAAAATCCGAATTTTTCCGTAGTAACGATGTCAAAAAAGGAGGATGTTATTCCAGCACTTCGAAAGCTTCTTGAAAAGGAAGAGAAGTATTGA
- a CDS encoding serine protein kinase, translated as MKDFLEIIQSDRKTRIKHDFDGNFLDYLELLKENPSLSILAHQRMYELIINKGVEVVKTEEHPRLRRIYGNDVIKTYNFFKEDFFGIDKVLMQIVRYFHAASMKGEESRQVIYLVGPVGAGKSSIMEVLKKALETNPPIYALKGCPIREEPLHLVPKHLRKQFEENYGIQIEGDLCPVCRYRLKNEYEGKFEEFKVETVDFSIRSRKGIGVVPPVDPNNQDTSVLIGSVDISKIDLYPEDDPRVLSLNGAFNVGNRGIVEFIEVFKNEVEYLHTMITATQEKSIPSPGKGSMIYFDGIILAHSNEAEWNKFKSDHTNEAILDRIVKIEVPYCLQLDEEIKIYNKIKKISKFKTHIAPHTIEIVSMFAILSRLAPSTKVDPLTKLKIYNGEEIVEKGTTKKVDIIEIREEANREGMTGISTRFIMKVLDNTMSESEHDCINPIMVMETLVKAVKDVPISEDEKKRYLNFIQDTIKKEYHKILEKEVTKAFIHGYKEQAEDLFNNYLDHAEAAVNKKKLKDRNTGEELEPDEKFLRSIEEQIGISASAAGGFRQDVTAYMFYVIRNGGKMDYSCYEPLKEAIENKLTTSVRELSRVITRSKVRDKEQNEKYDLMVEEMKRNGYCDHCCNVVLKYAANNLWKD; from the coding sequence ATGAAAGATTTTTTAGAGATAATTCAGAGTGATAGAAAGACAAGAATCAAACATGATTTTGATGGCAATTTTTTGGATTATCTTGAACTGCTTAAGGAGAATCCGTCATTATCAATATTAGCACATCAGCGAATGTATGAATTGATTATAAATAAGGGAGTTGAAGTAGTAAAAACAGAGGAGCATCCAAGACTCCGAAGGATATACGGCAATGATGTCATCAAAACCTATAACTTTTTTAAGGAGGATTTTTTTGGCATCGATAAAGTGCTGATGCAAATTGTAAGATATTTTCATGCTGCTTCTATGAAGGGAGAGGAATCCAGGCAAGTCATTTATCTTGTTGGGCCAGTTGGAGCTGGGAAATCTTCAATAATGGAAGTATTAAAAAAAGCATTAGAAACGAACCCCCCCATTTATGCACTTAAAGGATGTCCAATTCGTGAGGAACCTCTACACTTAGTCCCTAAACATTTGCGCAAACAATTTGAAGAGAATTATGGTATACAAATTGAAGGAGATTTATGCCCAGTTTGTAGGTATCGACTAAAGAATGAATACGAAGGAAAATTTGAAGAATTTAAAGTTGAAACAGTTGATTTTAGCATACGATCTCGTAAAGGTATTGGTGTTGTGCCACCAGTAGATCCTAATAATCAAGATACTTCGGTGCTAATTGGTTCAGTGGATATTTCTAAAATTGACCTGTATCCAGAAGATGATCCAAGAGTCTTGTCTCTAAATGGTGCCTTTAATGTAGGCAACAGAGGCATTGTAGAGTTTATTGAGGTCTTTAAAAATGAAGTTGAATATTTGCATACTATGATCACTGCAACCCAAGAAAAAAGTATACCATCTCCTGGTAAGGGGTCAATGATTTATTTTGACGGTATTATTTTAGCCCACTCCAATGAAGCTGAATGGAATAAATTTAAATCCGACCATACGAATGAAGCAATTCTAGATAGAATTGTTAAGATAGAAGTACCCTATTGTTTACAGCTTGATGAGGAAATTAAAATCTATAATAAAATAAAAAAAATCAGCAAGTTCAAAACACATATAGCACCTCATACGATTGAAATTGTTTCCATGTTTGCTATATTATCAAGGCTGGCACCTTCTACAAAAGTGGATCCACTTACAAAACTTAAAATTTATAATGGTGAGGAAATCGTTGAAAAAGGAACGACTAAAAAAGTAGATATTATTGAAATTCGTGAGGAAGCCAATAGAGAGGGTATGACAGGTATCTCTACAAGATTTATTATGAAGGTTTTAGATAACACCATGAGTGAGTCTGAGCATGATTGTATTAACCCTATCATGGTAATGGAAACGCTAGTAAAAGCAGTAAAAGATGTACCAATTAGCGAAGATGAAAAAAAGAGATATTTAAACTTTATCCAAGATACTATTAAAAAAGAATACCATAAGATTCTTGAAAAAGAAGTAACAAAGGCTTTTATCCATGGTTATAAGGAGCAAGCTGAAGATTTATTTAACAATTATTTAGACCATGCAGAAGCAGCAGTCAATAAGAAAAAGCTCAAGGATAGAAATACTGGTGAGGAATTGGAGCCAGATGAAAAGTTTTTGCGCTCCATTGAAGAACAAATAGGTATTTCCGCGTCTGCCGCAGGGGGATTTAGACAGGATGTCACAGCCTACATGTTTTATGTTATTAGAAATGGCGGAAAAATGGATTATTCCTGTTATGAGCCTTTAAAAGAGGCAATAGAAAACAAGTTAACAACATCCGTAAGAGAACTAAGTAGAGTCATTACACGAAGCAAGGTACGTGATAAAGAACAAAATGAAAAATATGATTTGATGGTTGAAGAGATGAAAAGGAATGGTTATTGTGACCACTGCTGTAACGTTGTTTTGAAATATGCAGCTAATAATTTGTGGAAGGATTAA